A section of the Melopsittacus undulatus isolate bMelUnd1 chromosome 3, bMelUnd1.mat.Z, whole genome shotgun sequence genome encodes:
- the PAX1 gene encoding paired box protein Pax-1 yields the protein MEHTYGEVNQLGGVFVNGRPLPNAVRLRIVELAQLGIRPCDISRQLRVSHGCVSKILARYNETGSILPGAIGGSKPRVTTPAVVKHIRDYKQGDPGIFAWEIRDRLLADGVCDKYNVPSVSSISRILRNKIGSLSQPGPFEGSKQPPPQPALPYSPIYQYPYPGPMASTAAKVGAHPGAPHVGLPRSWPSAHSVTNILGIRTFVEQTGALAGTEGSAYPPKMEDWPSVNRTAFPPGQAVNGIDKAAMEGDIKYPQPAPGLSSVGSFLPACAYPPSNQHGVYGGPPGGYIPPGHPWQPQGSPLAHHGPGVAAHGPDLATAMAFKQHGREVVDRKPASPVGKSPDSLNTIHGLSIPASSS from the exons ATGG AGCACACCTACGGGGAGGTGAACCAGTTGGGCGGTGTCTTCGTCAACGGGCGGCCGCTGCCGAACGCGGTGCGGCTGCGGATCGTGGAGCTGGCGCAGCTCGGCATCCGGCCCTGCGACATCAGCCGCCAGCTCCGCGTCTCGCACGGCTGCGTCAGCAAGATCCTGGCCCGTTACAACGAGACGGGCTCCATCCTGCCCGGGGCCATCGGCGGCAGCAAACCGAGGGTCACCACCCCGGCCGTGGTCAAGCACATCCGCGACTACAAGCAAGGAGACCCCGGTATCTTCGCCTGGGAGATCCGGGACCGGCTGCTGGCGGACGGCGTCTGCGACAAGTACAACGTGCCCTCGGTCAGCTCCATCAGCAGGATCCTGCGCAACAAAATCGGCAGCCTCTCGCAGCCCGGCCCCTTCGAGGGCAGCAAACAGCCGCCCCCCCAGCCCGCCCTGCCTTACAGCCCCATCTACCAGTACCCATACCCCGGCCCCATGGCCTCGACGGCCGCCAAGGTGGGGGCTCACCCCGGCGCTCCCCACGTCGGGCTGCCCCGCTCCTGGCCCTCGGCGCACTCCGTCACCAACATCCTGGGCATCCGCACCTTCGTGGAGCAGACTG GGGCTCTGGCTGGCACAGAAGGGTCTGCCTATCCCCCCAAAATGGAAGACTGGCCCAGCGTGAACAGGACGGCGTTTCCCCCGGGCCAGGCAGTCAACGGCATCGACAAGGCTGCCATGGAGGGAGATATCAAATACCCGCAG CCGGCCCCGGGGCTGTCGTCGGTGGgcagcttcctcccagcctgcGCTTACCCCCCGTCCAACCAACACGGCGTCTACGGCGGCCCACCCGGCGGCTACATCCCCCCGGGGCACCCCTGGCAGCCGCAGGGCAGCCCCTTGGCTCACCACGGCCCCGGCGTGGCTGCCCACGGCCCCGACCTGGCCACGGCGATGGCGTTCAAGCAGCACGGGAGGGAAG tGGTGGACAGAAAACCTGCCAGCCCCGTGGGGAAATCTCCAGACTCTCTAAATACCATCCATGGACTCTCTATCCCGGCCTCTTCTTCCTAG